One window of Cohnella hashimotonis genomic DNA carries:
- a CDS encoding ABC transporter permease — protein sequence MTEKAYPTPKAQGRSKWLRSLRNDSSLFLLALPGVIALILFAYLPMSGLILVFKNYNFNGGIFGSPWAGFDNFDFFFSSMDSAIRATRNTVMLNVLYMLTGTFFSVALAIALNELRSKGYIKITQSVMFFPYFISWIVIGAILFSLLDFEKGIVNRMLEGIGMQPIDWYAHPWLFVVVLVLANIWKSAGHGAIIYYAVLQGVDTSYYEAARIDGASRWQLITKITLPMLIPSIILLTLLSIGGMLKGDLSMIMGVTFLNPLLLPTTDIIDVFVYRTAIRSGEFGFASAITLYQSVFGLVLVLVANKLAGWYDRDSKLF from the coding sequence ATGACGGAAAAAGCTTATCCGACGCCCAAGGCGCAAGGGCGAAGCAAATGGCTGAGGTCGCTGCGCAACGACAGCTCGCTGTTCCTGCTGGCGCTGCCCGGCGTGATCGCGCTGATTCTGTTCGCTTATTTGCCGATGAGCGGACTCATCCTCGTGTTCAAAAATTACAATTTTAACGGCGGCATCTTCGGAAGTCCCTGGGCGGGCTTCGACAACTTCGACTTCTTCTTCTCGAGCATGGACAGCGCCATCCGGGCGACGCGCAATACAGTCATGCTGAACGTGCTGTACATGCTGACCGGCACCTTCTTCTCGGTGGCGCTCGCCATCGCGCTGAACGAGCTGCGGAGCAAGGGCTATATCAAAATTACGCAGAGCGTCATGTTCTTCCCTTACTTCATCTCGTGGATCGTCATCGGCGCCATCCTGTTCTCCCTGCTCGACTTCGAGAAGGGGATCGTCAACCGCATGCTAGAAGGCATCGGCATGCAGCCGATCGACTGGTATGCGCATCCGTGGCTGTTCGTCGTCGTGCTCGTGCTGGCGAACATCTGGAAAAGCGCAGGCCACGGCGCCATCATATACTATGCGGTGCTCCAAGGCGTCGATACGTCCTACTACGAGGCGGCGCGAATCGACGGCGCGTCCCGGTGGCAGCTCATTACCAAGATCACGCTGCCGATGCTCATTCCTTCTATTATATTGCTCACGCTGCTGAGCATCGGCGGCATGCTGAAGGGCGACCTCAGCATGATCATGGGCGTCACCTTCCTCAATCCGCTGCTGCTGCCGACGACCGACATCATCGACGTCTTCGTATACCGGACCGCGATCCGTTCCGGCGAGTTCGGCTTCGCGTCGGCCATCACGCTTTATCAGTCCGTATTCGGTCTCGTGCTCGTGCTCGTCGCCAATAAGCTGGCCGGCTGGTACGACAGAGACAGCAAACTATTTTAG
- a CDS encoding carbohydrate ABC transporter permease, with the protein MAIRENRTLLIFFYVFIGVFAAICLIPFILAVSGSLSSEAKIAANGYSFLPQGLTLDTYKFMFGSKSDEIIRGYLNSVSITVLGTVSAVLVTSAYAYVITAKGFRFRGAFAFFAYFTMLFSGGTLPWYILTTKYYHLNDTLAGLFLPYLLNVFLMYLQANYFKSIPHEVVESAQIDGAGHYLIFFRIMLPLGRVGLVTIALFYALQFWNDFFLPLMLVTDEKLFTIQYMMYYMMANIQFLASGNASRISGALIAPPLETAKLAMTCLTVLPIAILYPFLQRYFVRGIVVGSVKG; encoded by the coding sequence ATGGCAATCCGGGAAAATCGAACGCTGCTGATTTTCTTCTACGTATTCATCGGCGTGTTCGCCGCCATCTGCTTAATCCCGTTCATCCTCGCGGTATCGGGTTCGCTCTCGTCGGAGGCCAAGATCGCGGCGAACGGCTACTCTTTTTTGCCGCAGGGCTTAACGCTGGATACTTATAAATTCATGTTCGGCTCCAAATCGGACGAGATCATCCGCGGTTACCTGAACTCGGTGAGCATCACGGTGCTCGGTACCGTGTCCGCCGTGCTCGTCACGTCCGCCTACGCCTACGTCATCACCGCCAAAGGCTTCCGGTTCCGCGGCGCCTTCGCCTTCTTCGCCTACTTCACGATGCTGTTCAGCGGGGGAACGCTCCCCTGGTACATTTTGACGACCAAGTACTATCATCTGAACGATACGCTGGCCGGCCTGTTCTTGCCCTACTTGCTCAACGTGTTCCTGATGTACCTGCAGGCCAACTATTTCAAAAGCATCCCGCACGAGGTCGTCGAGTCGGCGCAGATCGACGGGGCGGGGCATTACCTGATCTTCTTCCGCATCATGCTGCCGCTCGGCCGCGTCGGGCTCGTCACCATTGCGCTCTTCTACGCGCTGCAGTTCTGGAACGACTTTTTCCTCCCGCTCATGCTCGTCACGGACGAAAAGCTGTTTACGATCCAGTACATGATGTACTATATGATGGCTAACATTCAATTTCTGGCTTCGGGGAATGCTTCAAGGATCAGCGGCGCCCTCATCGCGCCTCCACTCGAGACGGCCAAGCTCGCCATGACCTGCCTCACCGTGCTGCCGATCGCGATCCTGTATCCGTTCCTGCAGCGCTACTTCGTCCGAGGCATCGTCGTCGGCTCCGTCAAAGGCTGA
- a CDS encoding DUF3502 domain-containing protein — protein sequence MVRRNASRALLALVFTITLVLSACSSKSNEGGAAESSSPAASSGAASSGAASSDANDPSKPDFSEPVKLKLLFYTGQSKRMAELASNELKDLVKKEINAEIEYVYLPWSEYGGGKTDLMLSSGEEFAAYTDINYMSKSVSKGLYADLTPYVDTYAPDLKSNVAAASFDAFKQNGKQYAIPVGNRASSAAFYSVMVRQDLLEEVGMTTIGSLADLEQYYDKVHAKYPDMIGFASTDATYMLMYEYTDQNLNWINNFIAVNEAAQDDKLISWYETPEFKKYAGLMNGWYKKGIIPKYAVTNQPQLMSDWNAGKAMFFPGTATRPIEGIAGITKAVPTAKLQNYFLSKNDRPKISRGTYNTAYFVSANVKHPERYVAFFNLLQKNQELYDLFTYGIKDKDYSIDENGRVTKLTSDLFLDDWMMMNDKFMRFEKSVPDDFIEQYKHWDDDAILSKTAGFNFDNTAVKNEESKLNGVFTEFIAPIASGFVDYDTYFPKALDKLKAAGLDKYIAEYQKQFSAWYANKPKA from the coding sequence ATGGTACGTCGCAATGCTTCCAGGGCGCTGCTCGCCCTCGTCTTCACCATCACGCTCGTCTTGTCCGCCTGCAGCTCCAAATCGAACGAAGGCGGCGCTGCCGAGTCCAGCTCACCGGCTGCATCTTCCGGCGCGGCTTCGTCCGGCGCAGCGTCATCCGACGCGAACGATCCGTCCAAGCCCGACTTTTCCGAACCGGTCAAGCTGAAGCTCTTGTTCTACACGGGGCAGTCCAAGCGCATGGCCGAGCTCGCCAGCAATGAACTGAAGGATCTCGTCAAGAAGGAAATCAACGCCGAGATCGAATACGTCTACCTGCCCTGGTCCGAATACGGCGGCGGCAAGACGGACCTCATGCTCTCCTCCGGCGAAGAGTTCGCCGCGTACACCGACATCAACTATATGTCCAAGTCCGTATCCAAGGGCTTGTATGCGGACTTGACGCCCTACGTCGATACGTATGCGCCGGATCTGAAGAGCAACGTCGCGGCCGCTTCGTTCGACGCCTTCAAGCAGAACGGCAAGCAGTATGCGATTCCGGTCGGCAACCGCGCCAGCTCGGCCGCCTTCTACAGCGTCATGGTCCGCCAGGATCTGCTCGAGGAAGTCGGCATGACGACGATCGGCTCGCTCGCGGATCTGGAGCAGTACTACGACAAGGTGCACGCCAAATATCCGGACATGATCGGTTTCGCCTCGACGGACGCCACCTACATGCTCATGTACGAGTACACCGACCAGAACCTGAACTGGATCAACAACTTCATCGCGGTGAATGAGGCCGCCCAAGACGACAAGCTGATCAGCTGGTACGAAACGCCTGAATTCAAGAAATACGCCGGCCTGATGAACGGCTGGTACAAGAAAGGCATCATTCCGAAGTATGCCGTCACGAACCAGCCGCAGCTGATGTCCGACTGGAACGCGGGCAAGGCGATGTTCTTCCCGGGCACGGCGACCCGTCCGATCGAAGGCATCGCGGGCATCACGAAGGCGGTGCCGACCGCGAAGCTGCAGAACTACTTCCTGAGCAAAAACGACCGGCCGAAGATTAGTCGCGGCACGTACAACACCGCCTACTTCGTGTCGGCCAACGTGAAGCACCCCGAGCGTTACGTCGCCTTCTTCAACCTGCTGCAGAAAAACCAGGAGCTGTACGACCTGTTCACCTACGGCATCAAGGACAAGGACTACTCGATCGACGAGAACGGCCGCGTGACGAAGCTGACGTCCGATCTCTTCTTGGACGACTGGATGATGATGAACGATAAGTTCATGCGCTTCGAGAAGAGCGTGCCGGACGACTTCATCGAGCAGTACAAGCATTGGGACGACGACGCGATCCTGTCCAAGACCGCAGGCTTCAACTTCGACAATACGGCCGTCAAAAACGAGGAGTCCAAGCTGAACGGCGTGTTCACCGAGTTCATCGCGCCGATCGCCAGCGGCTTCGTCGACTACGACACCTACTTCCCGAAGGCGCTCGACAAGCTGAAGGCCGCGGGGCTCGACAAGTATATCGCGGAATATCAGAAGCAGTTCTCGGCGTGGTATGCAAATAAACCGAAGGCATAG